Proteins encoded in a region of the Gulosibacter sediminis genome:
- a CDS encoding Hsp70 family protein encodes MAWRLAIDFGTSNTAAAIHTNGNVRPVALSDVSISMPSAIVLTPNGYRVGDEAINAQLRHPDGFERTPKTLIGRSEVVLAGKIVDPEEIAREIYSYVRAASLRRQNNEPPAEVWLTHPVAWAPSQIETLRSAAVAAGFAPESIRTVNEPIAAAAHYARNHQAAPGSRVAVFDFGGGTLDIAVLERAPLEPQGYRVLAYGGDPVLGGRSFDARLLDWTLDTLSNRGSEELAKRLHQPKTMAELRAQTSLSRAVTAAKTELSTRPDADIAVSLGDEDAVVTITRQEYETLIADDLDRAGKLLKEVFDTVSGPGAEVMYLTGGSSRTPAISEMIRERTGIRIATLDDPKLVVAEGALYVAPLGSTRPAQAPGTVPPTGHFPPAPAAPVGPTGPQGQRPNDTAAQPSVAPQTSSMPRQQQGNQQQPPTQQYNTQQYNSTQQYGAPPQQQQQSNSGAQGYGQNTSSAPTRSFGSLDSQSTGRGPGGDRQDSGSSAPSYGAYSSSNNSGSGYGGGYTPTAQAAYGSGPDSNSGGQPKKKRRGLLISIIAVIAVIVIGGGIWGGIALFSNQNEQPAEEALSPEVPSGEIECWDGSTVSGQENCAELTGTQGLEWVVKVDGASCTDADLGVKSTIDCTWYDRSNTHLYVMEFDSYEQALEYGQTSYDTDTDWKVGDEVAGTQFEGEYTDAGGGYSHYYVYEDQPYGVFIALGNDDSGNHDNLSDIQGRFTPKPLADVAYAVATTDRTSSSN; translated from the coding sequence ATGGCTTGGCGACTCGCGATCGATTTCGGTACGTCAAACACGGCTGCGGCGATCCACACGAACGGCAACGTTCGTCCCGTCGCCCTGTCGGACGTCAGCATTTCGATGCCCTCGGCAATCGTGCTCACGCCGAACGGCTACCGCGTCGGCGACGAGGCGATTAACGCGCAGCTGCGCCACCCCGACGGGTTCGAGCGCACGCCAAAGACGCTGATCGGTCGCAGCGAGGTGGTGCTCGCCGGCAAGATCGTCGACCCCGAGGAAATCGCGCGCGAGATCTACAGCTATGTGCGCGCCGCGAGCCTGCGCCGTCAGAACAACGAGCCGCCGGCCGAGGTGTGGCTGACGCATCCCGTGGCGTGGGCGCCCTCGCAGATCGAAACGCTGCGCAGCGCCGCGGTGGCCGCGGGCTTCGCGCCCGAGAGCATCCGCACCGTGAACGAGCCGATCGCCGCGGCCGCGCACTACGCACGCAACCACCAGGCGGCGCCGGGCTCGCGCGTCGCGGTGTTCGACTTCGGTGGCGGAACGCTCGACATTGCGGTGCTCGAGCGCGCGCCCCTCGAACCCCAGGGCTACCGCGTGCTCGCCTACGGTGGCGACCCGGTGCTCGGTGGCCGCTCGTTCGACGCTCGCCTGCTCGACTGGACCCTCGACACGCTGTCGAACCGCGGGAGCGAGGAGCTCGCGAAGCGCCTGCACCAGCCGAAGACGATGGCCGAGCTCCGCGCGCAGACCTCACTGAGCCGCGCCGTGACGGCCGCGAAGACCGAGCTGTCGACGCGACCCGACGCCGACATTGCGGTGAGCCTCGGTGACGAGGATGCGGTGGTTACGATCACGCGGCAGGAGTATGAGACGCTCATCGCCGACGACCTCGACCGAGCCGGCAAGCTGCTCAAGGAAGTCTTCGACACCGTCTCGGGCCCCGGCGCCGAGGTCATGTACCTCACGGGTGGCTCGTCGCGGACGCCCGCGATTAGCGAGATGATTCGCGAGCGCACCGGCATTCGCATTGCGACGCTCGACGACCCGAAGCTCGTCGTCGCCGAGGGCGCGCTCTACGTTGCGCCGCTGGGTTCGACTCGGCCCGCGCAGGCCCCGGGCACCGTGCCTCCCACCGGCCACTTCCCGCCCGCCCCGGCCGCTCCGGTGGGCCCGACGGGGCCGCAGGGCCAGCGACCGAACGACACCGCCGCGCAGCCCTCGGTGGCGCCGCAGACGAGCAGCATGCCGCGCCAGCAACAGGGCAATCAGCAGCAGCCGCCGACGCAGCAATACAACACGCAGCAGTACAACTCGACCCAGCAGTACGGTGCGCCGCCGCAGCAACAGCAGCAGTCGAACTCGGGCGCGCAGGGCTACGGGCAGAACACGTCGTCGGCGCCGACCCGCAGCTTCGGCAGCCTCGACTCACAGTCGACCGGCCGCGGCCCCGGCGGTGACCGCCAGGACTCCGGCTCGTCGGCGCCGTCGTATGGCGCCTACTCGTCGTCGAACAACAGTGGCTCGGGCTACGGCGGGGGCTACACGCCCACGGCGCAGGCGGCCTATGGCTCTGGCCCCGACTCGAACTCGGGTGGCCAGCCGAAGAAGAAGCGCCGCGGACTGCTCATCTCGATCATCGCGGTGATCGCGGTCATCGTCATCGGCGGCGGCATCTGGGGCGGCATCGCCCTCTTCAGCAACCAGAATGAGCAGCCCGCCGAAGAGGCGCTCTCACCGGAGGTTCCCTCGGGCGAGATCGAGTGCTGGGACGGTTCGACCGTCTCGGGCCAGGAAAACTGCGCCGAACTCACGGGCACGCAGGGGCTCGAATGGGTGGTCAAGGTCGACGGTGCGAGCTGCACCGATGCCGACCTCGGTGTGAAGTCGACGATCGACTGCACCTGGTACGACCGCTCGAACACCCACCTCTACGTCATGGAGTTCGACAGCTACGAGCAGGCGCTCGAGTACGGGCAGACGTCGTACGACACCGACACCGATTGGAAGGTCGGCGACGAGGTCGCGGGCACGCAGTTTGAGGGGGAGTACACCGACGCTGGCGGCGGCTACTCGCACTACTACGTCTACGAAGACCAGCCGTACGGCGTCTTCATCGCCCTCGGCAACGACGACAGCGGCAACCACGACAACCTCTCGGACATCCAGGGCCGCTTCACGCCGAAGCCGCTCGCCGACGTTGCGTACGCCGTCGCGACGACCGACCGCACCTCCTCAAGTAACTAA
- a CDS encoding dynamin family protein, which yields MSTWATVTELMRRAVLDVCDAFDHVDRRGTARVTDGVRRQLNETIRLAVVGRVKAGKSTLVNALVGRVVAPTGATECTRISTHYTFGGPERGLVITRDGQQVPFDLDHGCLPERLPVPTEHIAHAVVFLQSEVLRDLTLIDTPGLSTTTTELEDAARRTVLGHESVQQADALIYVFHDMMLRDDTDFLHEWGSITDTPAESASRAIGVLSHADTFGGTPWGNQDPIELARTGAEKFSRQHGAHLGTVIAVAGNMAQAARAGLVREHDAGTLSQLANVDDLDLELRDPSGEGVVGPGIPGSEISRLADLIGEYGIRHGRNEARRGARAMSDWLVQASGIDDLRRALANRYVGRYAHVKARRALDALDRLAWSNGAPPPLRAIVAEARLRAELHPLAELDALERLAAIEPNHPLVGMLDRQLSARNDAERLAMPAQSSPMQLREQALSWSVEARRAAVVEPYPERQNAYQILDRSFTLMAVRQG from the coding sequence ATGAGCACGTGGGCTACCGTCACCGAACTCATGCGTCGAGCCGTGCTCGACGTGTGCGATGCGTTCGACCACGTTGACCGGCGCGGCACCGCGCGGGTAACCGACGGCGTTCGGCGGCAGCTCAACGAGACGATCCGGCTCGCGGTCGTCGGGCGCGTCAAGGCGGGTAAGTCGACACTTGTGAACGCGCTTGTCGGGCGCGTGGTGGCGCCAACCGGGGCGACCGAATGCACGCGCATTTCGACGCACTACACCTTCGGTGGGCCCGAACGCGGGCTCGTCATCACGCGCGACGGCCAGCAAGTGCCGTTCGACCTTGACCACGGTTGCCTGCCCGAGCGGCTGCCCGTGCCGACCGAACACATCGCGCACGCGGTCGTGTTCCTGCAGTCCGAGGTGCTGCGCGACCTGACGCTCATCGACACCCCGGGTCTGTCGACCACCACCACCGAACTCGAGGATGCGGCACGCCGCACGGTGCTCGGGCACGAGAGCGTGCAGCAGGCCGACGCGCTCATTTACGTGTTCCACGACATGATGCTGCGCGACGACACCGACTTTCTACACGAGTGGGGGTCGATCACCGATACCCCGGCCGAGTCGGCCTCGCGGGCGATCGGTGTGCTCAGTCACGCCGACACCTTTGGCGGCACGCCCTGGGGCAATCAGGACCCGATCGAGCTCGCACGCACCGGCGCCGAGAAGTTCTCGCGTCAGCACGGCGCCCACCTCGGTACGGTCATCGCGGTGGCGGGCAACATGGCGCAGGCGGCGCGCGCCGGGCTCGTGCGAGAGCACGATGCCGGCACACTCTCGCAGCTCGCAAACGTCGACGACCTCGACCTCGAGTTGCGCGACCCGAGCGGCGAAGGCGTCGTCGGCCCGGGCATCCCGGGCTCCGAGATCTCACGCCTGGCCGACCTGATCGGCGAGTATGGCATCCGCCACGGTCGCAACGAGGCGCGTCGCGGCGCCCGGGCCATGAGCGACTGGCTCGTGCAGGCCTCGGGCATCGACGACCTGCGCCGGGCCCTCGCGAACCGCTACGTGGGCCGCTACGCCCACGTCAAGGCGCGTCGCGCGCTCGACGCCCTCGACCGGCTCGCCTGGTCGAACGGAGCCCCACCGCCGCTGCGCGCGATCGTGGCCGAGGCGCGCTTGCGGGCCGAACTGCATCCGCTCGCCGAGCTGGATGCGCTCGAGCGTCTCGCCGCCATCGAACCGAACCACCCGCTCGTCGGGATGCTCGACCGCCAGCTCTCGGCGCGTAACGACGCCGAGCGCCTCGCCATGCCGGCGCAGAGTTCGCCGATGCAGCTGCGCGAGCAGGCGCTGAGCTGGAGTGTTGAGGCGCGCCGCGCGGCCGTTGTCGAGCCGTACCCCGAACGCCAGAACGCCTACCAGATCCTCGACCGCTCGTTCACGCTCATGGCGGTCCGCCAGGGCTGA
- a CDS encoding dynamin family protein, producing MTTTVPAQRPAKKANPATVAFRGVGQAAKAHGLGQEFSAIARMVKNAQGVAPSVVVVGEMNRGKSTLINALLAAPGLAPTAPIETTALAVNYTPATKEFPQGTAELEFASEPTRRRIPAQQLPGWVQVDSPIFMNADEQPLQASLAVRPGYVPNATLVDTPGSGGLSEAYAMRAIARSHDASVLLLVTDASGRITAPALEFLVRCSATIDQLVLAVTKIDLYRGNWQAVLEENRQILAQREPRLGNIPIVGVSGAWGERAAAEPDEQRRGRLLEMSGIPQLAATLRDPLRMAGQLPTLNALRRGADLLREPLIALETEREALGGVVEDQSSMTAVKEHRDQLLRKFEDAKYDWGANVDRVRVDLTSANARLARDFGTHWKELAQSKGTGMSARQSQAMTNEMAADVEVQIGRAMHGIVQRSTMLLHELYSAAGMDPQRSLLGEVERRAHEAGQSKRELGDRKAASSDPRMLMSGFLMGSGIGSMIFPGIGTAIGAGVMGSLSFVLARRQAKRQSVIQVVADASTEMREVLDRAVRGVLGVITTDAKKVFDRDLRESANAAKSELQRLESARRASEAERRERIGKLDPQIKQLRDAIALAEQEARAIEQKRTGEKP from the coding sequence ATGACGACGACTGTCCCCGCGCAACGGCCCGCCAAGAAGGCGAACCCGGCGACCGTCGCGTTTCGTGGCGTAGGCCAGGCCGCGAAGGCGCACGGTCTCGGCCAGGAGTTCTCGGCGATCGCCCGCATGGTGAAGAACGCCCAGGGCGTCGCACCGTCGGTCGTGGTGGTCGGCGAGATGAACCGCGGCAAGTCGACGCTCATCAACGCGCTGCTCGCAGCCCCCGGCCTCGCGCCGACGGCGCCGATCGAGACGACCGCCCTCGCGGTGAACTACACGCCGGCAACCAAGGAGTTCCCGCAGGGCACCGCCGAGCTCGAGTTTGCGTCGGAGCCGACGCGCCGGCGCATCCCCGCGCAGCAGCTGCCGGGCTGGGTGCAGGTCGATTCGCCGATCTTCATGAACGCCGACGAGCAGCCGCTGCAGGCGTCGCTCGCCGTGCGGCCGGGCTACGTGCCGAACGCCACCCTCGTTGATACGCCCGGCTCGGGCGGACTCAGCGAGGCCTACGCGATGCGCGCGATCGCCCGTTCGCACGACGCGAGCGTGCTGCTGCTCGTGACCGACGCATCCGGCCGCATCACCGCGCCCGCGCTCGAGTTCCTCGTGCGCTGCAGCGCGACCATCGACCAGCTCGTGCTTGCGGTGACGAAGATCGACCTCTACCGGGGCAACTGGCAGGCCGTGCTCGAAGAGAACCGCCAGATTTTGGCCCAGCGCGAGCCGCGCCTCGGCAACATCCCGATCGTCGGGGTTTCGGGCGCCTGGGGCGAGCGTGCCGCCGCCGAGCCCGACGAGCAGCGCCGCGGCCGGCTGCTCGAGATGAGCGGCATCCCACAGCTCGCGGCGACGCTGCGCGACCCGCTGCGCATGGCCGGCCAGCTGCCGACGCTCAACGCGCTGCGCCGCGGTGCCGACCTGCTGCGCGAGCCCCTCATCGCCCTCGAAACTGAGCGCGAGGCCCTCGGAGGCGTGGTGGAAGACCAGTCGTCGATGACGGCCGTGAAGGAACACCGCGACCAGCTGCTGCGCAAGTTCGAGGATGCGAAGTACGACTGGGGCGCGAACGTCGACCGGGTGCGCGTCGACCTCACGAGCGCGAATGCGCGACTCGCCCGCGACTTCGGCACGCACTGGAAAGAGCTCGCGCAGAGCAAGGGCACGGGCATGAGCGCGCGCCAGTCGCAGGCGATGACGAACGAGATGGCCGCCGACGTCGAAGTGCAGATCGGCCGGGCCATGCACGGCATCGTGCAGCGCTCGACGATGCTGCTGCACGAGCTCTACTCGGCCGCGGGCATGGACCCGCAGCGCAGCCTGCTCGGCGAGGTCGAGCGACGTGCGCACGAGGCAGGGCAGAGCAAGCGCGAGCTCGGCGATCGCAAGGCCGCAAGCTCCGACCCGCGCATGCTCATGTCGGGGTTCCTCATGGGCTCGGGCATCGGCTCGATGATCTTCCCGGGCATCGGCACGGCCATCGGCGCCGGTGTGATGGGCTCCCTCTCGTTCGTGCTCGCGCGCCGCCAGGCGAAGCGGCAGTCGGTCATTCAGGTTGTCGCCGACGCCTCGACCGAGATGCGCGAGGTGCTCGACCGAGCCGTGCGCGGCGTGCTTGGCGTGATCACGACCGACGCGAAGAAGGTCTTTGACCGCGACCTGCGCGAGTCAGCGAATGCCGCGAAGTCTGAGCTGCAGCGCCTCGAGTCGGCGCGCCGCGCATCCGAGGCCGAGCGCCGCGAACGCATCGGCAAACTCGACCCGCAGATCAAGCAATTGCGTGACGCAATCGCGCTCGCGGAGCAGGAAGCACGTGCAATTGAACAGAAACGCACGGGCGAGAAACCCTGA